The Primulina tabacum isolate GXHZ01 chromosome 16, ASM2559414v2, whole genome shotgun sequence genome window below encodes:
- the LOC142529739 gene encoding homeobox protein knotted-1-like 1 has product MERKWDCEDLQEDAASCGYSAVVNGDHYGEKAGKEEEDVDGDIGVLKREISCHALYESLVQSHLECLKLCCNLDNIQSAIDPMVSDDQNQLQMSHQSELDQFMEAYCMALKELKGSMEEPQQESMAFINYMYSQLKEVVGIPSSPTLSPTK; this is encoded by the exons ATGGAGAGGAAATGGGACTGCGAAGATCTGCAGGAAGATGCGGCTTCTTGCGGATATTCTGCTGTTGTTAATGGCGATCATTATGGAGAAAAAGCCgggaaagaagaagaagatgttGATGGCGATATTGGTGTTTTGAAGAGAGAAATTTCGTGCCATGCTTTGTATGAATCTTTGGTTCAGTCTCATTTGGAATGCTTGAAG CTTTGCTGCAATTTGGATAACATTCAAAGTGCCATTGATCCAATGGTATCTGATGATCAAAACCAGCTTCAAATGTCTCATCAATCAGAGTTGGACCAGTTTATG GAAGCATACTGCATGGCCTTAAAAGAGCTAAAGGGATCAATGGAAGAACCCCAACAAGAATCAATGGCATTTATCAATTACATGTATTCTCAACTAAAAGAGGTTGTGGGCATTCCATCATCACCAACTTTATCCCCTACCAAATAA
- the LOC142529836 gene encoding dihydropyrimidine dehydrogenase (NADP(+)), chloroplastic-like, whose product METAGLTRPISSSGAGFPVTWRRQSFGYSKRRVGFKVFAQDAAAEPDLTVTVNGLKMPNPFVIGSGPPGTNYTVMKRAFDEGWGGVIAKTVSLDAAKVINVTPRYAKLRAETNGSAKGRIIGWQNIELISDRPLETMLKEFRQLKEEYPDRILIASIMEEYDRAAWEELIDRVEQTGIDAIEINFSCPHGMPERKMGAAVGQDCVLLEEVCGWINAKATVPVWAKMTPNITDITQPARISLRTGCEGVSAINTIMSVMGINLDKLRPEPCVEGYSTPGGYSSKAVHPIALAKVMSIAQMMKNEFADKDYSLSAIGGVETGSDAAEFILLGADTVQVCTGVMMHGYGLVTKLCSELQDFMKKHNFSSIQDFRGASLEYFTTHTDLVKRQQEAIRGRKAVKKGLQSDKDWTGDGFVKETESMVSN is encoded by the exons ATGGAAACTGCTGGATTGACTCGTCCGATCAGCAGCTCGGGGGCCGGGTTTCCGGTGACTTGGCGGAGGCAGAGTTTCGGGTACAGCAAGCGTCGAGTTGGGTTCAAAGTATTTGCTCAGGATGCTGCTGCGGAGCCTGATCTTACTGTGACGGTGAATGGGTTGAAGATGCCGAACCCATTTGTGATCGGGTCGGGTCCTCCGGGCACCAACTACACTGTCATGAAAAGGGCCTTTGATGAAGGTTGGGGTGGTGTCATAGCCAAAACT GTGTCCCTTGATGCTGCAAAAGTTATAAATGTAACTCCTCGCTATGCTAAATTACGAGCAGAAACAAATGGCTCTGCAAAAGGACGAATTATTGGGTGGCAAAATATTGAACTCATAAGCGATAGACCTCTAGAGACCATGCTAAAAGAGTTCAGACAGTTGAAAGAGGAGTATCCAGACCGGATACTTATTGCCTCTATCATGGAAGAGTACGACAGAGCTGCATGGGAGGAACTCATTGACCGAGTTGAGCAAACTGGAATT GATGCAatcgaaataaatttttcatgtcCTCATGGTATGCCGGAACGTAAAATGGGTGCTGCGGTTGGCCAAGATTGTGTATTGTTGGAGGAGGTGTGTGGATGGATTAACGCAAAAGCCACAGTACCAGTTTGGGCGAAGATGACTCCGAATATCACTGACATCACACAG CCTGCTAGAATTTCTTTGAGGACTGGATGTGAAGGGGTTTCTGCGATCAACACAATCATGAGTGTCATGGGAATTAATCTTGACAAATTGCGACCAGAGCCTTGTGTAGAAGG GTACTCGACGCCTGGAGGATATTCTTCAAAAGCAGTCCATCCCATTGCACTTGCAAAAGTCATGAGCATCGCACAGATGATGAAGAACGAATTTGCAGATAAAGATTATTCACTTTCCGCCATTGGTGGAGTTGAGACGGGCAGTGATGCGGCAGAATTTATCCTTCTTGGAGCAGATACTGTTCAG GTGTGCACTGGTGTTATGATGCATGGATATGGCCTTGTAACGAAGCTTTGCTCCGAGCTGCAAGATTTCATGAAAAAGCACAACTTTTCATCTATACAAGATTTCCGAGG GGCTTCACTTGAGTATTTCACAACACATACGGATTTGGTTAAAAGGCAACAAGAAGCGATTCGCGGAAGGAAGGCCGTGAAGAAAGGCTTGCAGTCTGATAAAGACTGGACTGGAGATGGCTTTGTGAAAGAAACAGAGAGTATGGTTTCCAACTAA